GGAAGAAACGGCTCTGGTCGGATCGAAGACCGGCCGGGCGGTTCGTTTCGGCGACCAGGTGGACATCACGGTTGAGCGGATCGACAAGCCTCGCGGCCGGGTCGATCTTGAACCTGCCGAGGGATAAAAGACGCATAGCCAGTTAGATTGGTCGGTCCATGAGCAAGAAGGTCAAGAAAAAGCGGGCGCCGGCCTCTGGCGACGTCGCCACCAACCGCCGGGCCCGGCAGAAGTTCGAGCTGATCGAGAAGACCGAGGCGGGCATCGTGCTGCTCGGAACCGAGGTGAAGGCCCTGCGCGAAGGCAACGCCCAGATGGGCGACGCCTACGCGGTGATCGAAGACGGCGAGGTCTGGCTGCGGAACCTCCACATTCCCCATTATGCGCCGGCGACCATCAACAACCACGAACCCGAGCGCCCGCGAAAGCTGCTGCTCCACCGGGGTGAGATCGAGCGGCTGATCGGCACCTCCCAGCAGAAGGGCCTGACCCTGATTCCCTCACGCATCTACTTCAAGGGCCCGAAGGCGAAAGTCGAGCTGGCGCTGGCCAAAGGCAAGGAAGGAAAGGACCGCCGCCGGGAGATCGCCGACCGCGATGTCCAGCGCGACGTTGAGCGGGAATTCAAGGGGCGGTATCGTTCCTGATTCGCGAGCCTTGGTGGCAAGATGCTCACCACTGTTGAAATCGTTCACATGGCTTTAGACCTACCGTGCAAGGATCGAAACGAATGACGAAAAGAATCAGCACCGCCTTCAGCACATTCCTCTGTCTGGCCGCCCTGTTCGTGTGCGCCGGTGCTCCGTTCGCGGCCGCCGCGCCGACCGACGAGGCCACCGCCACCGACACGACGGCAACCGCCCCGCCGGCTGACCCCTCGACCACCGAAGCTCCGGTCACCGGGCTCACGCCCGAGCAGATCGCAGCGCTCCAGTCAGAGACGACCACCGACCCGACCGGCAGCAGCGACGACAAGAGCGTCTTCGAGAAGGCGTCGGACTTCGTCACCGACCACGCCCCGTTCTTCATCATCGGCATCGTCGTCCTCGCGGCGATCCTGGCCGGAATCTTCATCATGCGCGGCCGTAGCCGGTCAAGGGCCGCCGCCGGCTCCGCCGTTCCGGGCGACCGGGGCACCCCGGCTTCGGTCCCTTCGGCTTCCGAGCTTCGTCGCCGCAAGCGGTCCTCGATGCAGCGGTCGCGCGAAGAGGAACGGCTGCGCCGGAAGGCGCACATGGAGGGCCGCCGGCTGGCTGACCCGAACACCCCGCTGCCGCTCAGCGCCAGGCTTCCCGCCGACCAGAATCCGGCATTGACCCAGACCCAGGGCTACGCGCCCGATCCGGTCGAAGCTGAAAAGCAGGCGGCCCGTGCCCCTGCCGCCAACGCCGTGGCCCGGTCCGGCGGGGCGATAGCTCCGCCCGTCCCGGCCACCCCCGCGCCGACCGGCGCCGTCCCGGCCCCGGTGGCTCCGAGCCAGACCGCTCCGGCCGCCGGCATCGTCACCCCGGCCTCTGAACCGGACACCATCTATACGCCGGCTGCGGCATCACAGGCTGCTCCGGCACCGGCTCAGGCTCCTCCCGCCGTCCAGCCTGATCAGCCCACACGAGTGAATGAACTTCCTGAAAATATGCCCGAGCCTCCGGTCGAAGCCCCCGGCCTCGACGCGCGGGTCGGAGAAGCCGCCGCCGCGTTTGCCGGCGGCGCCGCCGCCGGCGCGGCGGTTGCCTCGCAGGAGGCTGCCCAGGAGGCACCGGTCGCTGCGGACGAGCGCGACGCTGAACAGAGGTTGCGGGCCAAGGTTGCCGAAATCAGGGCCGAACAGGGCCGTGGTCCGGCGCCGGCCGCGCCAGTGGCCCCAATCGTGCCCGAAGTAGCTTCGATCGAAAGGGACATTGAAGAGGCCGAATCCATTCAGCGGGAAATCGAGGAAGCCGACTCGGTACCGCCGACGCCTTCGGGACTCGTCGGCGTTGAAGAGCGGCTTCAGGCGAGCAGTGACCTCCGTGATCGCACCCTGGCCGACGCCGAGGAGCGGTTGCAGCGGATCGAACAGCGTGCCGCCGACGCCGAGAAGCGTGCCGCCTTTGCCGAGCGACTCGCCCAGCTCAAGCTGGATGAGTCCGCGCGGGAGCGCCGGATGGATGAAGTCATGTCCGGCATCGACCGCGCCGAGGAGCGTGCGCGTGAAGCCGAGGACCGCGCGAAGTCCGCCGAGCGCGTGGCCTCCGCCGCCCTCGAAGAGACCGGTGGCCGCGCCCCGACTGAGGGCCTCGCAAGCCCGCCGCCCGTACAGCCATCCGTAAAGCCGCCGCCGGCCCAGCCCTGGCAGCCGCCCGCCGCTCCGGTGCCGGAGCCGCCGCGGGCCGAGCCCGCTCCGCCGCCGCCCGCTCCGCCCGTCCAGGCAGCCCAGCCAGTCAAGTCACCGCTGTTCGGCGGTGGCCTGCCCGGTGGCACTGGCAGTTCCGGGTCGCTCAACCTGAACAGCGCGACTTTCGAAGAGCTGCGCGACGCCGATCTCTCGGTCACCCAGGCGACGCGGATACTGGCTTACCGCGAGCGCTTCGGCGGTTACCGTTCGGTCGAGGACCTGGAAAAGGTTCCCGGCTTCCCCGCTGAGCTCATCGAATCGCTCAGAGGCAGAATTACCGTTTAGAGGTCGAAGTAGGTACCGCTCGGCCCGAGGTTGATGACCTCGGTGTCGCCGATGTTCGAACGCTGTCCCCACGACTCGTGGATGTGGCCGCAAACCGCGATCTTCGGCTGGACCCGTTCGATCGCTTCATTGATCGCGGTGCTGCCCAGGTGAAGGTCGCCGGCGGAGTCGCAATGGTTCTTCGGCGGTGAATGAAGGACGAGGAAAGCGTCGGACGTGAGCCCGGCCAGGGCGGTTGCGGCGCCCTCTTCGTCGAGGTCGTAGCTCCAGGACCAGGGAGTGGTGGGGATGCCGGCTCCGAGTCCGAAGAAGGTCTGACCATCGATTTCGGCCGATTCGCCGTGGAGCACGGTCGCCGCGTCCCAGCCCGTCGCCGCCTCGCGCAGATCGTCGAGCCGCTCGTTGTTCCCGGGCACGAGGACGGTCGGTGTCGTGATGCCGGCCAGGGCGTCGATCGTCTCGCCGAGCCCTACGTGGATCGAGGCGAAGTCGCCGGCCCCGACCACGACGTCGGCGTCGGCGGACATTTCGGCCAGGCGGGCCGCCTGGTCGAGGTCCCGGTGCAGGTCACTGAAGGCGAGGATGCGCATACTGAAAAGCTTAGCCCCGGCTGCTTTCGTACGCCTCGGCGAGTCGCAGCCAGATCTCGCTCCGGGTGGGGAACGACGGCACCGCGTGGCGCAGGCGGCCCATCGGCACCTCTCCGACCATTGCGATCGTCGCCGCATGGATCATTTCGGCCGTCTCGAATCCGGTGAAGGTGGCGCCGATGATCGTCTCGTCCGTCTTGTCGATGATCAATCGACAGGTGCCGTCGACGTCCTTGCCGTAGAAGGAAGCGCCCGCGACCGCTCCGGTCGGCACCTCGACGATGTCGAACTCGAGTCCGGCGGTCCGGGCATCGGACTCGGTGATGCCGACCGCCGCAACCTGGGGGTCGGTGAAAGTGACCCGCGGCGATCCATAGGGCTCGGCGATCTCGGCCACCGGGCGACCGAGGATGCACTCGCTGGCAATCCAGGCCTGATACTTGCCCATGTGGGTGAGCAGGACCCGGCCGTTGATGTCGCCGATCGCGTAGAGCCAGTCGTGGCCTTCGACCGACATGTTCTCGGCAACCTGGACGTACCCGCCGCCGTCGA
The DNA window shown above is from Thermoleophilia bacterium and carries:
- the smpB gene encoding SsrA-binding protein SmpB, whose translation is MSKKVKKKRAPASGDVATNRRARQKFELIEKTEAGIVLLGTEVKALREGNAQMGDAYAVIEDGEVWLRNLHIPHYAPATINNHEPERPRKLLLHRGEIERLIGTSQQKGLTLIPSRIYFKGPKAKVELALAKGKEGKDRRREIADRDVQRDVEREFKGRYRS
- a CDS encoding helix-hairpin-helix domain-containing protein, whose amino-acid sequence is MTKRISTAFSTFLCLAALFVCAGAPFAAAAPTDEATATDTTATAPPADPSTTEAPVTGLTPEQIAALQSETTTDPTGSSDDKSVFEKASDFVTDHAPFFIIGIVVLAAILAGIFIMRGRSRSRAAAGSAVPGDRGTPASVPSASELRRRKRSSMQRSREEERLRRKAHMEGRRLADPNTPLPLSARLPADQNPALTQTQGYAPDPVEAEKQAARAPAANAVARSGGAIAPPVPATPAPTGAVPAPVAPSQTAPAAGIVTPASEPDTIYTPAAASQAAPAPAQAPPAVQPDQPTRVNELPENMPEPPVEAPGLDARVGEAAAAFAGGAAAGAAVASQEAAQEAPVAADERDAEQRLRAKVAEIRAEQGRGPAPAAPVAPIVPEVASIERDIEEAESIQREIEEADSVPPTPSGLVGVEERLQASSDLRDRTLADAEERLQRIEQRAADAEKRAAFAERLAQLKLDESARERRMDEVMSGIDRAEERAREAEDRAKSAERVASAALEETGGRAPTEGLASPPPVQPSVKPPPAQPWQPPAAPVPEPPRAEPAPPPPAPPVQAAQPVKSPLFGGGLPGGTGSSGSLNLNSATFEELRDADLSVTQATRILAYRERFGGYRSVEDLEKVPGFPAELIESLRGRITV
- a CDS encoding metallophosphoesterase family protein, with the protein product MRILAFSDLHRDLDQAARLAEMSADADVVVGAGDFASIHVGLGETIDALAGITTPTVLVPGNNERLDDLREAATGWDAATVLHGESAEIDGQTFFGLGAGIPTTPWSWSYDLDEEGAATALAGLTSDAFLVLHSPPKNHCDSAGDLHLGSTAINEAIERVQPKIAVCGHIHESWGQRSNIGDTEVINLGPSGTYFDL